ATACAGAAGATGACGTTAAGGAAAAATTCTTTGATAGCTTTGAATTTCGTAAAGCAGAAACTACGGACGAAATGCTGGAACTTTGGCCTAAATTGCTGTCCGGCGAAAGAATTGAAGGGCAGTTCACTATCGCTAAAAAACTATCCGGTAAAATCTGGTGCACCGGCAGTATTTATCCCCTAACAGATACCACCAATCAGGTAAACGGAGCAGTACTGATAGCTACTAACAAAACAGATGAACACGAAAAAGAACTAAAACTCAATGAACAAGAACGCCTCTTAGATACCCAGCAACAACAAATCCACCTAACCCAAAAAGGCTTATCTGATTTACAAAAATCTTTATCAGAGCAAGAAACGAAACTACTCAACTTAATCAATAGTACCGAAGACCTAATTTACGCAATAGACCCTAACTACACTTTGATTACGGGGAATCATTCGTTTGAAAAATACTTTGAACAACGAATAGAAATGCCTTTTGTGCCCAATAACCCTGTTTGGCAGTCCCACAATATTGATGAATGTGATTACTGGAAAGAACTCTACTGGAACGCACTCAATGGCACAACTTCCAAAACAAACCAAAGAGAAACAATCCAAGATAAAACACTTTATTTTGAAACAGTTATAAACCCAATACGCGATAGTAATGAGGAGATTATAGGGGCGGTAATATTTCGTAGAAATATTACCGAAAGAAAAGAAGCAGAGCTAAAACTCAAACGCAGCGAATCTCACCTGAGGCGGCTAAAAGACAACTTGGAATCTATGGTTAAAGAGCGTACCCAAGAATTAGAAGCCACTATCAATGACCTAACCTCCACAAAATCCCAGTTAGTACTTTCTGAAAAGATGGCAGCCTTAGGCCAGTTAGTGGCAGGCGTTGCCCACGAAATCAACACACCAATTGGCGCAATCCAAGCATCATCCCAGATTTTTCAAGAAATACTGCCAGAAACAGTTTCCAGAATAACAGACTTCTGCTCCTTTGCAAACAAAGACATTCTCACTCTCTTGCAAGAATTTCTAACACAGTTAGTTACCACCAAAAACAATGTTTCCTCAAAAGAATCCCGAAGAATTCGGAAACAGTATATGGAGCAGCTTCGAGAGGCCGGCTTTGGTGAAAACCAATCCGAAGAAATTGCCACTACGATAACAGATATTGGCTTTTTTCAAGACATAACTCCCTATTTTTCCTTATGGGTTGAACCAGTATCTCAGCATACCTTAGAATTATGCCGATGCTTCGGACAAATGAAACAAAGTGCCGATAATATCCAAATAGCCAGCGTCAAAACACGCAAAACAGCCCAAGCACTAAAAAATTATTCCCACAGCAGCAATTCGTCCGAACCGCAATGGGTTGATTTGCAAGAAAATATCGAAACTATTTTAATCCTATACCAAAACCAGCTAAAGTATAACTATGAATTGGTCGTAAATCTGGAACACGTTCCGCCAATTATGGGAATAGCTGACGAACTTGGGCAGGTCTGGACGAATATTATCCAAAATGCAATCCACGCGATGCCAAACGGAGGAAAAATCCAAATAGACTTATTACCCCAAGAAAATTCTATAACAGTGAAAATAACCGACAGTGGTTCCGGAATACCTCCCGAAAATATTGAAAAAATATTCCAAAAATTCTTTACCACCAAAGAACGGGGTGTAGGAACGGGACTTGGGTTGGATATTTGTGGCCAAATCATTCAAAATCACGGCGGCACTATCTCTGTTCAAAGTGAACCCGGAAACACTTGTTTTACAATATCTTTACCCATAAAAACACCCTACTCGAACCAAACTCTTTAAGTAAGATGCAGATTTACACATTTACACCGGAGTTTTGGAAAGATTTTGAACTGTTAGATGTCGGCAAAGGAGAAAAATTAGAGAGCTGGGGTAAAATGGTCATTCGCCGGCCAGAGCCCCAAGCCGTCTGGGATAAATTATGGACTGATGAACAATGGGATAAACAAACCCAGATTTCCTATAAATCCAAATCTGCTCATGCCGGAATCTGGTTGAAAAAAAACAACCAATTACCGGATAAATGGCGAATTAACTACCAATCAAAACTCCTGCGTTTATCTTTTCAACTTAGCCTAACAGCATTTAAACACATAGGCTTATTTCCGGAACAGGCTGATAATTGGGAGTTTATAGCAGAAACTTGCCAAAAAATCCCCCATGCTAAGGTCTTGAATCTTTTTGCCTATACCGGCGGTGCAACCTTAGCTGCCGCCCAACAAGGAGCTAACGTAACCCACTTAGACGCAATCAAACAAGTCGTTTCTTGGGCAAAAGAAAACGCAGCGATTAATAAGATAGACAATATTCGTTGGATAGTTGATGACGCATTGAAGTTTATCAAACGAGAAATTTCTCGTGGGCAAAAATATCATGGGATTTTATTAGACCCGCCGGCCTTCGGGCACGGCACACAAGGAGAACTCTGGAAATTAGCAGAACATATTAACGAACTAATGCAATTAACGGCTCAGTTACTATTGCCACCGCCTCATTTTGTGCTGCTAAATGTTTATTCGCTGGGCTTTTCCCCTATAATTCTCTCTAATTTAATGAATGCTCATTTCGCCGTTAATTCGGAAAACCTAAAAATAGGAGAGTTATATTTACCGATTCGTGCAGCTAAACCTTATTCATTACCTTTGGGAGTAGTTGCTCGATACTATCAACCATAATTTGATATTTCAAAAAAACTTGTACTTTTGCACTTAGGATTTAGCTAAAATTTGGACCCTTCTGGTTGTTGTATTGGGACAATATTCCCAATGATGTTGGTAGAGAGCGTCTTGCTACAAACAACATTGTATTGGCTCATCATTGTGGCTTTGCTAGTAGTTTCTGCAATAATGTCCAGTTTTGAAGTGGCTTTTTTCGGATTATCTGCTTCGGAAGCCGTTATATTTTACGAAGAATCTCTCTTCTCCGGAAAAATTATCCGAACATTTAAAAAAAAACCACAAATATTATTAGCAACTATACTGATATCCAATAACTTAGCGAATATAGCAATTGTTATTGTTACCAGCTTTTTACTTCATAATTTAGAAACCAACGTAGGCTGGCCTATCTGGGTAACGAAGGTTTTAGAATTGTTGGTTATATCATCTACGTTATTAATGTTTGGGGAAATTTTGCCCAAAGTATTTGCCTCTCAACGCCCTCGTGTGGTTTTACGTTGGCTTTCCCCAATTTTGAGAGGATTTGTAGTTATTCTGTATCCAATTACGTGGGCGCTGGTAAGAGGTACTCGGTTTTTAGATAAGCCGATTATTAAAGAGCAGCGAAATATCTCCGAGGAACAACTACGCCAAGCAATTGAACTGACCTCTGATGACGAATCTCCGGAAGAAGAAAAAGAGTTGCTAAAAGGTTTAGTTTCTTACGGGCGGATAACCGTGCGCTCTATCCAGCGGGCACGTGTAGATGTTGTAGCATTATCCAAAAATCTTACCACCGAACAAGCAATAGCAGTTATTAAAGAAAATGGCTATTCCAGATACCCCGTCTATGAATCCAGCGTAGATCACATTATCGGAATTTTATATGCCAAAGACCTGCTGCCATTATTAGCAGAAAAAAAACCCAACGACAGCAACTGGAACGAGCTAATACGCACTGCATACTTTATCCCCGAATCTAAAAAAATCAATATTTTATTAGAAGAATTTAAGGCTAAAATGCTGCACATCGCAATCGTAGTGGATGAATTTGGCGGAACTACCGGAATCATTACCTTAGAAGATATTTTAGAGGAAATCTTTGGGGAGCTTAATGACGAGTTTGATGATGACGAATTTTTGTATTCAAAAATAGCAGATAACCAATTTATTTTTGATGCCAAGATGAGTTTAAGCGATGTTTGCCGGGTTTTGGATATAGATATATCTGTTTTTGAGGAAGAACGCGAAGAAAATGGAAGCCTTGGCGGTTTAATATTGGAATTGTATGGGCGTTTTCCACAAAAAGGAGAGATTATCAACTACAAAAACTTTGTATTTGAAGTTGATAGCGTTTCTGATAAAGCTATTCAACACATCAAAACAACACTCCAAAAAGAAACTTCAGAAAGAAACACAGAAAATTCTGGAAACGCCCATTCTTAGCTATATTCGCCCAAATATCTTAACTTATGATGTTTTTGTTTCGTACAACAGTTTCCCTATTGTTGTTAGCCTTGATAACTGCCGCTATTACTTTTGCACAACCTGCCTATCTCTCTCTTAACCGTGACGAAAGGCTGCGTTATGAAGCAGAGCTAAATACTTTATCGGCAGATTTTCACACTTCTATATTGCCATACAACCAAGATGAAGTCTTAAAATTCATAAACATAGATTCTTTGTACCAAACGTATAGCTTTTTAAAGCAGGAAAAATGGGTTTGGAGAAAGTTACGTAAAGAGCATTTGTTAGAGCTTAATGCGCCTGATTATGCAATTCATGTAGATCCTTTGTTTGATTTTTCTGCAGGAATGGCACAGAAAGGAGGCATTTACCAAAACACACGCGGTGCCAGAATCAATGCCCGCATTGGGCAAAAATTTGCTATATCATCAAATTATGTAGAAAATCAAAGCCAATTTCCCGGATATTTAGATGACTTTATTAAAGGAACTCCCAGTACCTTTCCCAACCAAGTGGCACCTGGGCAAGGTAAAGTCCGTAAATTTAAAGGATCTTCCTACGACTACGGAATGGCTTCCGGCTATATTTCATATTCACCCGGAAAATATTTTAATTTTCAACTTGGCCATGATAAAAACTTTTTTGGAGAAGGCTATCGTTCCCTATTTTTATCAGATAACGCCTATAATTACCCTTTTTTAAAAATCACGACTACTTTCTGGAAGATCAAGTATGTTGCTTTATGGGCTGAATTTCAAGATCTTAGGATTCCCAAAAATGACTTTGAATCCTATAATAAAAAATATGGTACATTTCACTATTTAAGTTGGAATATCCATAAGCGTTGGTCAGTCGGTTTTTTTGATTGTATTATTTGGCGTTTGCGGGATACGCTTAGCTATCGCGGCTTTGATGTGAATTACCTAAATCCAGTGATTTTTCTACGCCCGATAGAAAATTCTGTGGGTTCTCCGGATAATGCCATGCTTGGCTTTTGGGCTAAGTATAAGATTAACAACACCATTTCTGCTTATGCCCAGTTGATGTTGGATGAATTTAAGCTCAAAGAGATTCGGGCACAGAAAGGCTGGTGGGCAAATAAGCAAGGCTTTCAAGTTGGGTTAAAAAGCTATAACACAGCGGGTATCAAAGATTTATATATCCAGACGGAGTTCAATTTTGTCCGTCCGTTTATGTACCAGCATTGGACAAGTTTGAGTTGTTATGGGCATTACAATCAGCCATTAGCACATCCGCAGGGCGCAAATTTTTGGGAATGGTTAATACTTGCAAATTACCGCCGGCAAAATATCTACGGAAACTGGAAGCTAAACATCGTAGGTTATGGCGCAGATTCCTCCCGAACAGCAAATTATGGGCATGATATTTTTAAATCATATTACACCTATGCCCAAGAATATGGTAACAAAGTAGGGCAAGGAGTTTCTTCACTATTAGTTATGAATGAATTTAAGGCCGGATACTTGATAAATCCAAAATACAATATGGTTTTTGAAGTTGGGCTAACGCATAGGCTTCTTCGCCAAAAAAGTAATACAACATCCGACTTTATCATTTTAGCCGGAATAAAAACCTCTATTTTTAATAAATATTACGATTTTTAGGCTGTTTGCTCTGGTTTTAGGGAGATTTTTCGGCCAGTTTCAAAATTAAAGATAGCTGATTTCAAGATTTTTGTCTTGTTGAGAAAATACAAGCAAGATGTCTGCATAACGCCAAGCCCATAAACGATACTTCTCTTAAAATTGATGGAAGATGCTTCCGGAAAATATTTTGTGGGGCAGGTAACTTCTCCAATAGTGTAACCCAAATAGGCAATTTGCGCTAACATTTGATTATCAAATACAAAGTCTTCTGAGTTTTCCTCTAATGGGCAGCGAAGTATCACTTCTCGGGAGAAAGCCCGATAGCCGGTGTGGTATTCAGCTAACTTCTGGCTCATTAGTAAATTTTGAAAAAACGTCAAAAACCGGTTGAAAAAATATTTATGTAAAGGCATCCCACCCCGTAAAGCTCCTTTGCCCAGTATTCTGGAACCCAACATAACCGGAAATAAGCCGTGTGCAATCGGAAACACCATCGCTTCAATAAGCTTAGGTGTATATTGATAATCAGGGTGTAACATCACAACAATATCACCCCCAACTTGAAGAGCCTTTTGATAACAAGTCTTTTGATTTCCGCCGTAACCTCTGTTTTTTTGATGTATAATAACGTTTTTGATTCCTAAACTATTAGCTAACGCCGCTGTATTATCTTTACTTGCATCATCTACCAAAATAACTTCATCTACAATATTAAAAGGAATTTCTTGATAAGTCTGCCGTAAAGTTTGTTCGGCATTATATGCCGGCATTACCACAACAATTTTTTGATTGCCAATCATGCTGCAAAACTACATGATTTTAAACTGATTTTTTATTTTGTATTGAAACAGCTTTACAAAAGAGATAAATTGCACTAAATAAAAATAAGATTTAGCTTTTGAAACAAAACATCAAAGACAGCAAATTTTTGGTGTTTGAGACTTAAAAAATTCTAACTTCGCAAAGAAATTCGCTTTTCTCTTTAATGGAGTTAAATTCACGTATATATGTTGCTGGCCATAACGGAATGGTTGGTTCAGCGATAGTTCGCTTATTAATCAAAGAAGGTTATTCTAATATTATTACACATTCTAGTAAAGAATTAGACTTACGCAACCAATCTGAGGTGGTTTCTTTTTTTGAAGATCACCAGCCGGAATATGTTTTTTTGGCAGCAGCTAAAGTAGGGGGTATTCTGGCTAATAACACTTACCGTGCGGAATTCCTCTATGATAACCTGATGATTGAGGCAAACGTAATCCATCAATCATACGTTCATAAGGTCAAAAAACT
The Bacteroidia bacterium DNA segment above includes these coding regions:
- a CDS encoding PAS domain S-box protein — protein: MLETILKYWKIIELHGTQNVSSKQLVNQLRATNSFIAAIFAFFVAIFFIGFYDVRCLYINIIAIAALSVVFLYNSAKTNNYIRFLLVAIICLWTISTASIMINHNSPDAKIVYTQLALLIPLSLSLFAFHEIFKMLIVIGMIVVCFFAYESVAILVEEQKEFVIGDSILIKLVNSFSLCLIPFISIYNIYLQSVVLLQDKLQKAESEKNSLDKIVKENKTALKNLELQIKGLQDSLQNSLSDTKTYVSVLDNLTVVSFQAIIGEDKSIKLTYISGSCFTVFGFPSQDLISLPLHLTLRVHPEDANSFQMMIEGALETGELFWQGRLRLRSGMYRWFKIQGGYFPEVSGGTWLGSFTDVHEEVLQREQDELRIETDSLLVRYSNELLVQENQDPVLWGRKLFEELSKDFSILYGTLYLPNVRNTHFQFLVGFGVDEKSVPAEYPIGTGTIGTVAQNKRITFWKVSEAYQYALNTALIVPQSIIVIPLIFNFETQGIIELHTHFRVDENNYLKLDRLSNSIAASLISLRTQLRVNELLLETQKSADTISAQKETLSTSLTELELAQTDLFVSKQRLEQQLNAIIAQAIYAEFNFAQRLVRYNHQFCQDLGYTEDDVKEKFFDSFEFRKAETTDEMLELWPKLLSGERIEGQFTIAKKLSGKIWCTGSIYPLTDTTNQVNGAVLIATNKTDEHEKELKLNEQERLLDTQQQQIHLTQKGLSDLQKSLSEQETKLLNLINSTEDLIYAIDPNYTLITGNHSFEKYFEQRIEMPFVPNNPVWQSHNIDECDYWKELYWNALNGTTSKTNQRETIQDKTLYFETVINPIRDSNEEIIGAVIFRRNITERKEAELKLKRSESHLRRLKDNLESMVKERTQELEATINDLTSTKSQLVLSEKMAALGQLVAGVAHEINTPIGAIQASSQIFQEILPETVSRITDFCSFANKDILTLLQEFLTQLVTTKNNVSSKESRRIRKQYMEQLREAGFGENQSEEIATTITDIGFFQDITPYFSLWVEPVSQHTLELCRCFGQMKQSADNIQIASVKTRKTAQALKNYSHSSNSSEPQWVDLQENIETILILYQNQLKYNYELVVNLEHVPPIMGIADELGQVWTNIIQNAIHAMPNGGKIQIDLLPQENSITVKITDSGSGIPPENIEKIFQKFFTTKERGVGTGLGLDICGQIIQNHGGTISVQSEPGNTCFTISLPIKTPYSNQTL
- a CDS encoding class I SAM-dependent methyltransferase codes for the protein MQIYTFTPEFWKDFELLDVGKGEKLESWGKMVIRRPEPQAVWDKLWTDEQWDKQTQISYKSKSAHAGIWLKKNNQLPDKWRINYQSKLLRLSFQLSLTAFKHIGLFPEQADNWEFIAETCQKIPHAKVLNLFAYTGGATLAAAQQGANVTHLDAIKQVVSWAKENAAINKIDNIRWIVDDALKFIKREISRGQKYHGILLDPPAFGHGTQGELWKLAEHINELMQLTAQLLLPPPHFVLLNVYSLGFSPIILSNLMNAHFAVNSENLKIGELYLPIRAAKPYSLPLGVVARYYQP
- the gldE gene encoding gliding motility-associated protein GldE — encoded protein: MMLVESVLLQTTLYWLIIVALLVVSAIMSSFEVAFFGLSASEAVIFYEESLFSGKIIRTFKKKPQILLATILISNNLANIAIVIVTSFLLHNLETNVGWPIWVTKVLELLVISSTLLMFGEILPKVFASQRPRVVLRWLSPILRGFVVILYPITWALVRGTRFLDKPIIKEQRNISEEQLRQAIELTSDDESPEEEKELLKGLVSYGRITVRSIQRARVDVVALSKNLTTEQAIAVIKENGYSRYPVYESSVDHIIGILYAKDLLPLLAEKKPNDSNWNELIRTAYFIPESKKINILLEEFKAKMLHIAIVVDEFGGTTGIITLEDILEEIFGELNDEFDDDEFLYSKIADNQFIFDAKMSLSDVCRVLDIDISVFEEEREENGSLGGLILELYGRFPQKGEIINYKNFVFEVDSVSDKAIQHIKTTLQKETSERNTENSGNAHS
- a CDS encoding glycosyltransferase family 2 protein, with protein sequence MIGNQKIVVVMPAYNAEQTLRQTYQEIPFNIVDEVILVDDASKDNTAALANSLGIKNVIIHQKNRGYGGNQKTCYQKALQVGGDIVVMLHPDYQYTPKLIEAMVFPIAHGLFPVMLGSRILGKGALRGGMPLHKYFFNRFLTFFQNLLMSQKLAEYHTGYRAFSREVILRCPLEENSEDFVFDNQMLAQIAYLGYTIGEVTCPTKYFPEASSINFKRSIVYGLGVMQTSCLYFLNKTKILKSAIFNFETGRKISLKPEQTA